The following proteins are encoded in a genomic region of Enoplosus armatus isolate fEnoArm2 chromosome 11, fEnoArm2.hap1, whole genome shotgun sequence:
- the LOC139292949 gene encoding SPEG neighbor protein-like, translating into MSKAKAAPPPGCTLNINDPQVQEAAIRIQASYRGHRSRKELREKGPPKILQELKDVVLVEGSAAKLECRVSAFPDPFIVWYKDGKELKDGPKYRYVFEDPDFVALVVRDGVLADLGKYTVNIKNPFGQTCGTACILVEVPAKVSKGPDNIKAKRGTTVVLKAGISGEPPPDVAWLKDGDDIEEDDRVFFDVGDTNTILTIKNAKLSDAGKYEVFVENNLGTDQSSARVDIL; encoded by the exons ATGTCCAAAGCGAAGGCCGCTCCGCCTCCTGGGTGCACTCTGAACATCAACGATCCACAGGTCCAGGAGGCAGCTATCCGAATCCAAGCCTCGTATCGTGGCCACAG GTCGCGTAAAGAGCTGCGGGAGAAAGGCCCTCCCAAGATCCTGCAGGAGCTCAAAGATGTGGTTCTTGTTGAGGGCAGCGCTGCAAAGCTGGAGTGCAGAGTCAGCGCTTTCCCAGATCCGTTCATCGTCTGGTACAAGGATGGCAAAGAGCTGAAGGATGGTCCCAAGTACCGCTATGTTTTTGAAGACCCAGATTTTGTGGCGCTCGTGGTTCGAGATGGGGTTCTGGCTGATCTGGGAAAATACACTGTTAACATTAAAAATCCATTTGGACAGACCTGTGGAACTGCCTGTATTCTAGTGGAAG TCCCTGCTAAGGTTTCTAAAGGCCCAGACAACATTAAGGCCAAAAGGGGGACAACAGTGGTTCTCAAGGCTGGAATAAGTGGGGAGCCTCCTCCAGATGTTGCCTGGCTCAAAGATGGAGATGACATTGAAGAAGACGACAG GGTGTTCTTTGACGTTGGAGACACCAACACAATCTTGACCATCAAAAATGCAAAGTTGTCTGATGCTGGCAAGTATGAGGTGTTTGTGGAGAACAACCTGGGCACAGACCAGTCCTCCGCTCGTGTCGACATCCTCTGA